A stretch of Paenibacillus sp. URB8-2 DNA encodes these proteins:
- a CDS encoding AI-2E family transporter has protein sequence MEQWLGSKWFRSMVGVLLALIILYFVWLLHPMLQHIFTFLKAVLAPFLAAMIISYVLNPVVSMLAGRKMPRGVAVLLIYAVFLTAIAVIAVNLIPMLIKQLEELNEHLPEMTLRAQGLMHSMDTRLIPPGVEMGMNNWFFQLEGRLAKGISNFLDHIGTTIGVLFDAFIVPFLVFYILKDFDVFERALVSCLPRSRRKSIVTMLKDIDEALGNYIRGQFLVSLIIGTMAYIGYALIGMPYALLFASLVAIFELVPYLGPFLGAAPAIVMASTISFRLVLLVVVVNTLCQMLESNVISPQVVGRTLHLHPLLIIFALLVGGEIAGIVGLILAVPVFAAGKVVIQHLITYYMKRKPV, from the coding sequence ATGGAGCAATGGCTCGGAAGCAAATGGTTTCGGTCAATGGTCGGGGTGCTGCTCGCTCTGATCATTTTGTATTTTGTCTGGCTGCTTCATCCGATGCTGCAGCATATTTTCACCTTTTTGAAGGCGGTGCTTGCCCCCTTTCTTGCCGCCATGATTATCTCGTATGTACTCAATCCGGTCGTCAGCATGCTGGCCGGAAGGAAGATGCCGCGCGGAGTGGCCGTACTGCTGATTTATGCCGTATTTCTGACCGCGATTGCAGTCATCGCCGTCAACCTTATACCGATGCTCATTAAACAGCTGGAAGAGCTTAACGAGCATTTGCCGGAGATGACGCTGAGGGCGCAGGGGCTTATGCACAGCATGGATACCCGTCTTATCCCTCCGGGAGTGGAGATGGGGATGAACAACTGGTTTTTTCAGCTGGAAGGCCGTCTTGCCAAAGGAATTTCGAATTTCCTCGACCATATCGGCACGACGATCGGCGTCCTGTTCGACGCTTTTATCGTTCCATTTCTGGTGTTCTATATTTTGAAAGATTTCGATGTGTTTGAACGGGCGCTTGTCTCCTGTCTCCCGCGCTCCCGCCGCAAATCCATTGTGACAATGTTAAAAGATATCGACGAGGCGCTTGGAAATTATATCCGCGGCCAGTTTCTGGTCAGTCTGATTATCGGCACAATGGCTTATATCGGCTACGCTTTGATCGGAATGCCGTATGCGCTGCTGTTCGCGAGTCTTGTGGCCATATTTGAACTCGTTCCGTATTTGGGGCCATTTCTCGGAGCGGCTCCCGCAATCGTGATGGCGTCGACGATTTCATTTCGCCTGGTGCTGCTTGTCGTCGTTGTGAATACGCTGTGCCAGATGCTGGAGAGCAATGTCATCTCGCCGCAGGTCGTCGGCCGGACGCTGCATTTGCACCCGCTGCTTATTATTTTTGCGCTGCTTGTGGGCGGAGAAATCGCCGGCATTGTCGGCTTGATTCTGGCGGTGCCGGTGTTCGCGGCTGGCAAAGTCGTCATTCAGCATCTGATCACCTATTATATGAAGCGGAAACCGGTATGA
- a CDS encoding PRC-barrel domain-containing protein, giving the protein MKLQDFVGLNVFGVDEGKEIGKIVDCILDSNWNITGIELESKSFFGGHVKVVAWEDIVAYGEDAVMIQSEESIRKKDADSIPHTFLEGKSKLKGLQVVTETGTILGKVSDVYFDQKLGNTIVALEISDGLVTDLMEGRKWLPCLPEMTIGENAVLVPALSEERLENNINIVNG; this is encoded by the coding sequence ATGAAACTCCAAGATTTTGTCGGTCTTAACGTATTTGGAGTCGATGAAGGTAAAGAAATCGGCAAAATTGTCGATTGTATTTTGGATTCAAACTGGAACATTACGGGTATTGAACTGGAAAGCAAATCTTTTTTCGGCGGTCATGTGAAAGTTGTGGCATGGGAAGACATTGTCGCCTATGGCGAGGATGCCGTGATGATACAGAGTGAGGAGTCCATTCGGAAGAAGGACGCGGACAGCATACCCCACACCTTCTTGGAGGGCAAGAGCAAACTGAAAGGCCTGCAGGTCGTGACGGAGACCGGAACGATCCTTGGAAAAGTGTCCGATGTTTATTTTGACCAAAAGTTGGGAAACACAATAGTAGCACTGGAAATCAGCGACGGTCTGGTGACCGATTTGATGGAAGGCCGTAAATGGCTGCCTTGTTTGCCGGAAATGACTATTGGGGAGAACGCGGTTCTGGTTCCCGCACTTAGTGAAGAACGCTTGGAAAATAATATTAATATCGTCAACGGATAG
- a CDS encoding cysteine desulfurase family protein, with the protein MKPIYLDHAASTPVHPEVAEVIMKIMSEQFGNASSVHTFGRSAKKTVNGARDAIAASLGCFSDEWIFTGGGTESDNLALFGAAHSRKGGHIITTAIEHHAVLHACQELEKEGYSLTYLPVDGTGRVALEDLEAALRDDTFLISIMLANNEVGTVQPIEEMGRLARKRGILFHVDAVQALGSVPISLSDLPVDYMSFTAHKINGPQGIGGLYVRRGAPLHPRLHGGLQERGRRAGTENLAGAAGFAKAVELSVQGQADKHEESLLLRDRLLHGLDQGIGRDAYHINGDIEHGLPNITNISFPGVRSDVMLMNLDMEGIAASSGSACTSGSIEISHVLKAMNLRDDYLSSAIRFSTGLGNTTEEMEHVARKIETIVKRLRNKD; encoded by the coding sequence ATGAAGCCGATCTATTTGGACCATGCCGCCTCAACGCCGGTTCACCCGGAGGTAGCAGAGGTCATAATGAAGATAATGTCGGAACAATTTGGCAATGCCTCCAGCGTGCATACGTTCGGGCGCTCCGCCAAAAAGACGGTTAACGGGGCGCGCGATGCCATCGCCGCCTCTTTGGGCTGTTTCTCCGATGAATGGATATTTACCGGCGGGGGCACGGAGAGCGACAACCTGGCGCTGTTCGGCGCGGCTCATTCCCGCAAAGGCGGTCATATTATTACGACGGCCATTGAGCACCACGCGGTGCTGCATGCCTGCCAGGAACTGGAGAAGGAAGGATATTCCTTAACTTATCTTCCTGTCGACGGAACGGGCCGGGTTGCTCTGGAAGACCTCGAAGCCGCGCTTCGGGACGACACGTTTCTGATCAGCATCATGCTGGCCAACAATGAAGTGGGCACGGTTCAGCCCATTGAAGAGATGGGCCGGCTGGCCCGGAAGCGGGGCATATTATTCCATGTGGACGCCGTGCAGGCGCTGGGCTCGGTCCCGATTTCGCTGTCTGATTTGCCTGTGGACTACATGAGCTTTACCGCTCACAAAATCAACGGACCGCAGGGAATCGGCGGCCTCTATGTCCGGCGCGGCGCGCCGCTTCATCCCCGGCTGCACGGGGGCTTGCAGGAACGGGGGCGCCGGGCGGGGACGGAGAATCTGGCCGGTGCGGCCGGATTTGCCAAGGCGGTTGAACTCTCCGTACAGGGTCAAGCGGACAAGCATGAGGAATCCTTGCTGCTTCGGGACCGGCTGCTTCATGGACTGGACCAGGGAATCGGACGGGACGCCTACCATATTAATGGGGATATCGAGCATGGACTGCCGAATATTACCAATATCAGCTTTCCCGGTGTTCGCTCGGACGTCATGCTGATGAATCTCGACATGGAGGGGATAGCCGCCTCGAGCGGATCGGCCTGCACCTCCGGTTCCATCGAAATCTCGCATGTGCTGAAGGCGATGAATCTTCGGGATGATTATTTAAGCTCCGCGATTCGGTTCAGCACCGGTTTGGGTAATACTACTGAAGAAATGGAACATGTTGCCCGGAAAATTGAAACCATTGTCAAACGGCTGCGTAATAAAGACTAG
- a CDS encoding glycoside hydrolase family 13 protein produces the protein MEKKWWKEAVFYQIYPRSFQDSNGDGVGDLKGITSRLDYLQELGIDVIWLSPVYQSPNDDNGYDISDYRNIMKEFGTMADFDEMLDAAHERGIKIMMDLVVNHSSDEHNWFMESRSSKDSPYRDYYIWRSSREGKEPNNWASFFGGSAWEIDPATGEYYMHLFSRKQPDLNWENPALRNEIYEMMTWWLDKGVDGFRMDVINFISKVPLLPDGEIPKGLVYGNGVPYFVNGPRIHEFLQEMNSSVLSRYDLVTVGEMPVVDIEEAMLYTGDERNELNMVFHFDHVNLGYGEYGRWSVEDWKLTELKTIFSKWQYGLEEKGWNSLYWSNHDQPRAVSNFGNDSEEYRVISAKMLAVCLHMLKGSPYIYQGEELGMTNVHFHSIEDYRDIETVNGYRDFCGSGLIAHDAMLNAIHHRSRDNARTPMQWNGEPNGGFTTGTPWIEVNPNYTAINAENVLADPNSIFYFYQQLIQLRKDNDIVVYGKYDLILEKHEEIYAYTRAWNDEKWLVICNFSDSTPLFQLPVSLASYTSAAWVIGNYPESVRNIASFQLRPYEALVFSLRQ, from the coding sequence ATGGAAAAGAAATGGTGGAAAGAAGCTGTATTTTATCAAATTTATCCCCGCAGTTTTCAGGACAGCAACGGGGACGGAGTTGGCGATCTGAAGGGTATTACATCACGGCTGGACTATTTGCAGGAGCTGGGAATTGATGTGATCTGGTTGTCTCCGGTCTATCAGTCTCCCAATGACGATAACGGATATGATATCTCCGATTACCGCAATATTATGAAGGAATTCGGTACGATGGCTGATTTCGATGAGATGCTGGATGCGGCGCATGAACGCGGAATCAAAATCATGATGGACCTTGTCGTCAACCATTCATCGGACGAGCACAACTGGTTCATGGAATCCCGATCCTCCAAGGACAGTCCCTACCGGGATTACTACATCTGGAGGTCTTCAAGAGAAGGGAAGGAGCCGAATAACTGGGCTTCATTCTTTGGCGGCTCGGCCTGGGAGATTGATCCGGCAACCGGGGAATATTACATGCACCTATTCAGCAGGAAGCAGCCGGACTTAAACTGGGAGAACCCGGCGTTGCGGAACGAAATCTACGAGATGATGACCTGGTGGCTTGACAAGGGCGTCGACGGGTTCCGCATGGACGTCATCAATTTCATCTCCAAGGTTCCGCTTCTGCCGGATGGAGAAATTCCGAAGGGCTTGGTTTATGGAAACGGTGTGCCCTATTTCGTGAACGGTCCGCGAATTCATGAATTTTTGCAGGAAATGAATTCCAGTGTGCTGTCCCGGTATGATCTTGTGACTGTAGGAGAGATGCCGGTTGTGGATATCGAAGAGGCGATGCTCTATACGGGCGATGAGCGGAACGAACTGAATATGGTGTTTCATTTCGATCATGTCAATCTGGGTTATGGCGAATATGGACGCTGGTCGGTAGAAGATTGGAAGCTGACCGAGCTGAAGACGATCTTCAGCAAATGGCAGTATGGGCTGGAGGAGAAGGGTTGGAACAGTCTGTACTGGAGCAACCATGACCAGCCGCGGGCCGTATCGAACTTTGGCAATGACAGCGAAGAATACCGCGTTATCTCAGCTAAAATGCTGGCCGTCTGCCTGCATATGCTGAAGGGAAGCCCCTATATCTATCAAGGGGAAGAACTGGGAATGACCAATGTCCATTTCCACAGCATTGAAGATTACAGAGACATTGAGACGGTTAACGGATATCGGGATTTCTGCGGAAGCGGCCTGATTGCGCATGACGCCATGCTGAACGCCATTCATCACAGAAGCCGGGACAACGCCCGCACTCCGATGCAGTGGAATGGAGAACCGAATGGCGGGTTTACGACCGGAACGCCGTGGATTGAAGTCAATCCGAACTATACGGCTATTAACGCAGAGAACGTGCTGGCTGACCCCAATTCTATATTTTACTTCTATCAACAGTTGATTCAGCTTCGTAAGGATAATGACATTGTGGTTTACGGCAAATATGACTTGATTCTGGAGAAGCACGAGGAAATTTATGCCTATACGAGAGCCTGGAATGATGAGAAGTGGCTGGTCATTTGTAATTTTAGCGACAGTACCCCATTGTTTCAATTGCCTGTATCTCTTGCTTCTTATACTTCTGCGGCATGGGTGATCGGGAATTACCCTGAAAGCGTAAGGAATATCGCTTCTTTCCAATTACGACCTTATGAGGCTCTGGTATTCTCGTTAAGGCAGTAG
- a CDS encoding MFS transporter → MSMSDIVVKGNETLLKADSNITLKEKIGYGFGDFASQLLFAAAMTFLSYFYTDVIGISAGIIGTLMLIARVLDAFVDVGIGALVDKTKTRHGKARPWLLWMSGPFAMSGVLLFTVPGGNMTVTIVYVYVTYLLMNFIYSGINVPYGVLNSMMTQDAYQRSLLNIFRMTLATIGALLINYFTLPLVKSFGGGQKGWIFAFILFGLLGTFFFLVTFFSTKETVTPSVVQKPIPFRRAFGALMRNKYWKLILGFAVVYFINNAMGSGMNIYYARYVLKDADLVGLLGLSLLAPSLLGYALLSPVVKRIGKRNSSIIGSLLLILGSLVIAFGPESLTIVCLGLVIKALGHAAILGTFFAMLADTIEYGEWKTGMRTEGLVYSAGSFGTKAGGGFGAALIGWGLALGGYVGGQATISASALSSIHFMFIYAPIILAVLQIVLLAFYNLDKLFPGIVKELQFVKTAK, encoded by the coding sequence ATGAGCATGAGCGATATTGTTGTAAAAGGAAACGAGACTTTGCTGAAAGCGGATTCAAACATTACGCTGAAAGAGAAAATCGGCTATGGTTTCGGCGATTTTGCCAGCCAGCTGCTGTTTGCCGCCGCAATGACTTTTCTGTCCTACTTTTACACGGATGTAATTGGGATCAGCGCCGGGATCATTGGCACTTTAATGCTGATTGCTCGTGTGCTGGATGCGTTTGTTGATGTCGGAATAGGCGCATTGGTCGATAAAACGAAGACCAGGCACGGGAAGGCCCGTCCTTGGCTGCTGTGGATGTCCGGTCCATTTGCGATGTCCGGGGTTCTCTTGTTCACCGTTCCCGGAGGAAATATGACGGTCACTATTGTATACGTTTACGTTACCTATCTGCTGATGAACTTTATCTACTCCGGCATTAATGTCCCCTACGGCGTGCTCAATTCCATGATGACGCAGGATGCTTACCAGCGTTCCCTTCTTAATATTTTTCGTATGACTTTGGCGACTATAGGAGCCTTGTTAATCAATTATTTTACCCTCCCGTTGGTGAAATCATTCGGCGGCGGTCAAAAAGGCTGGATTTTTGCCTTTATTCTGTTCGGTTTGCTCGGAACCTTCTTTTTTCTCGTTACTTTTTTCAGTACCAAGGAAACGGTTACTCCATCTGTTGTGCAGAAGCCTATCCCGTTTAGACGCGCTTTTGGAGCGTTGATGCGGAATAAATACTGGAAATTGATCCTTGGATTTGCTGTAGTCTACTTCATAAATAACGCAATGGGCTCAGGCATGAATATTTACTATGCGCGATATGTGCTAAAAGACGCCGACCTGGTTGGACTGTTGGGCTTGTCCTTGCTCGCTCCTTCCCTGCTTGGATATGCGTTATTGTCCCCGGTCGTCAAGCGAATCGGCAAACGCAATTCATCCATTATCGGAAGTCTCCTCCTGATTTTGGGGTCGCTTGTCATTGCCTTCGGTCCCGAAAGTCTCACGATTGTCTGCCTGGGATTGGTTATTAAAGCGCTCGGGCATGCCGCTATACTCGGTACCTTCTTTGCCATGTTGGCGGATACCATCGAGTACGGCGAATGGAAGACGGGTATGCGTACCGAGGGGCTGGTATACAGCGCGGGAAGCTTCGGCACAAAGGCGGGGGGCGGTTTCGGAGCGGCACTCATCGGTTGGGGACTGGCATTGGGAGGATATGTTGGCGGGCAAGCTACAATCAGTGCATCCGCGCTTTCCTCCATTCATTTCATGTTTATATATGCTCCAATCATTTTGGCTGTCCTGCAAATTGTACTATTGGCATTTTACAACCTCGATAAATTATTTCCGGGTATTGTAAAAGAACTACAATTCGTGAAAACCGCTAAATAA
- a CDS encoding LacI family DNA-binding transcriptional regulator, which produces MKITIKDVARMANVSISTVSRVINNSQTVNSEIRKRVLDVLEATQFRPNAIARTLVKNNTSLIGVLLPEIKNNVLDDMVEGINQVAHLYGFDVMIALSGGNPDSEIHYYNLFREMQASGIIISASGIRDSLFELIEAAGIPCILVGRDFREQSIPSVHVDNTSAAFEAVTYLIQQGHRDIAMLRGAAGDISAGNQRFLGYEQALKAAQLPVRPERVLESGLSVEDGITSMRKLYLSGPLPSAVFCATDRMAIGAMNFLTENGVKVPEQVSFFGFDDIDMAAIIRPKLSTVRYSASELGMVAARNLIKLIKGEELAAVHWSISHQLEIRDSIARLVKR; this is translated from the coding sequence ATGAAAATAACTATAAAAGATGTGGCTCGAATGGCCAATGTCTCCATTTCAACGGTTTCCAGAGTAATCAATAATAGCCAAACGGTGAACAGTGAAATCCGCAAACGTGTTCTGGACGTCCTTGAAGCCACTCAATTTCGTCCGAATGCCATAGCCCGAACGCTGGTCAAGAATAACACTTCCCTGATCGGAGTGCTTTTGCCCGAGATTAAAAACAACGTTCTGGACGACATGGTCGAAGGCATCAATCAAGTGGCGCATCTGTACGGCTTCGACGTCATGATTGCACTGTCGGGGGGGAACCCGGACTCTGAAATACACTATTACAACCTGTTCCGTGAAATGCAGGCCAGCGGAATTATTATATCGGCAAGCGGTATCCGGGATTCGCTGTTCGAGCTCATTGAAGCGGCGGGGATTCCCTGCATCCTTGTAGGCCGGGATTTTCGCGAACAATCCATTCCTTCCGTACATGTCGACAATACCTCGGCCGCTTTTGAAGCGGTAACTTATCTGATTCAGCAGGGGCATCGGGATATCGCGATGCTGCGGGGAGCAGCGGGGGATATTTCAGCGGGCAATCAGCGCTTTCTGGGCTATGAACAGGCATTGAAGGCCGCTCAACTGCCTGTACGTCCCGAACGCGTATTGGAAAGCGGCCTTTCGGTTGAAGACGGCATAACCTCAATGAGAAAGCTCTATCTTTCAGGCCCATTGCCTAGCGCGGTGTTCTGTGCGACGGATCGAATGGCCATTGGCGCTATGAACTTTCTGACCGAGAATGGGGTAAAAGTACCCGAACAGGTCTCCTTCTTTGGATTTGACGACATTGATATGGCTGCGATAATCCGGCCAAAATTGTCAACGGTCCGGTATTCAGCATCCGAACTGGGCATGGTCGCCGCCCGCAATCTCATTAAGCTTATTAAAGGAGAGGAATTGGCTGCTGTCCACTGGTCCATATCGCACCAGTTGGAAATTCGAGACAGCATCGCCAGGTTGGTTAAGCGGTAA
- a CDS encoding glycosyltransferase family 2 protein gives MPRISVIMPVYNNAMYLQEAVNTILLQTLNDLELIIIDDGSTDGSAGIIHEIRDTRVRKIFHSENMGIVTSLNQGLDLAQGQYIARMDSDDIAALNRLEVQAYFMDQNPSIDICGTGYTTNYLGPVRLNPMNHEEIKVWLLFYCCILHPSVMMRRSSVDRLHIRYDHNYPHAEDYELWNRLSTCAQLANIPHNLMYYRLHGGQVSNTKRVIQDDSARRIRQRQLSGLGIQLSDEEYAQFVKLAEFRVNAENYEDYQAAAGFANWLIERNRQSRVFNEELLTMALSRCISRVPY, from the coding sequence GTGCCAAGAATATCTGTAATTATGCCGGTCTACAATAATGCAATGTATTTACAGGAAGCAGTTAACACAATCTTATTGCAAACGCTAAACGACCTGGAATTGATCATCATCGATGACGGATCAACTGATGGATCAGCAGGAATCATACATGAAATAAGGGACACTAGGGTAAGGAAAATATTCCATTCCGAGAATATGGGTATTGTAACTTCTCTGAATCAAGGACTCGATCTAGCTCAAGGTCAGTACATCGCGCGTATGGACAGCGATGATATAGCTGCACTAAACCGCTTGGAAGTGCAGGCTTATTTTATGGATCAGAATCCAAGCATAGATATTTGTGGAACAGGATACACAACTAACTATCTTGGACCGGTCAGGTTAAATCCTATGAATCACGAGGAAATAAAGGTCTGGCTATTATTTTACTGCTGCATATTACACCCTTCCGTGATGATGCGCCGAAGTTCAGTAGATCGTCTTCATATTCGCTATGATCATAACTACCCCCATGCCGAAGATTACGAACTGTGGAATAGGCTTTCCACATGCGCGCAATTAGCAAATATCCCCCATAATTTAATGTATTATCGACTTCATGGGGGACAAGTGTCCAATACGAAGCGAGTTATACAAGATGATTCGGCGCGGAGAATCCGTCAGAGACAACTTTCTGGGCTAGGCATCCAATTATCGGATGAGGAATACGCACAATTCGTTAAATTGGCTGAGTTCCGGGTTAATGCTGAAAATTATGAGGACTATCAAGCAGCAGCAGGTTTTGCTAATTGGCTAATTGAGCGAAATAGACAATCCCGTGTGTTCAACGAAGAACTTTTAACCATGGCTCTATCCAGATGTATATCAAGAGTTCCCTACTAA
- the cymR gene encoding cysteine metabolism transcriptional regulator CymR: MKISTKGRYGLTIMMELAVRFGEGPTSLKSIAEKNGLSEHYLEQLIAPLRNAGLVKSIRGAYGGYILSREASNITAGDIIRVLEGPISPVDFTEEDDPAKRDLWLRIRDSIADVLDSTTLADLITFKEESHIDNYMFYI, translated from the coding sequence TTGAAAATATCGACAAAAGGCCGATACGGATTAACGATCATGATGGAACTCGCCGTCAGGTTTGGCGAAGGTCCAACATCTTTAAAAAGCATTGCTGAAAAAAACGGATTGTCCGAGCATTACCTGGAGCAGCTGATTGCCCCCCTGCGCAACGCGGGCCTCGTTAAGAGTATACGCGGCGCTTACGGCGGCTATATTTTGTCCCGTGAAGCATCAAATATTACGGCCGGGGATATTATCCGCGTGCTGGAAGGTCCGATCTCTCCCGTCGACTTTACGGAAGAAGATGATCCGGCCAAACGCGACCTGTGGCTGCGTATCCGCGATAGCATCGCCGATGTGCTCGACTCCACCACCCTCGCCGATCTGATCACTTTCAAGGAAGAGAGCCATATCGACAACTACATGTTCTATATTTAA
- the mnmA gene encoding tRNA 2-thiouridine(34) synthase MnmA produces MEKANENTRVVVGMSGGVDSSVTALLLKQQGYDVIGIFMKNWDDTDEFGVCTAETDAEDVRRVCEQIDIPYYTVNFEKEYFDKVFTYFLDEYKAGRTPNPDVMCNREIKFGEFLNRALQLGADYVATGHYARVVEEGGEFKLLRGVDANKDQTYFLNALNQQQLSKAMFPIGHLPKPEVRRIAEEAGLYTAKKKDSTGVCFIGERNFREFLSQYLPAQSGDMVDIATGEVKGRHDGLMYYTLGQRQGLGIGGSGTGEPWFVADKDLSRNILYVVQGDKHPSLYSTGLVASGVNWIDGRGPGGEALRCTAKFRYRQPDQGVTLTKREDGTVHVAFDTPQKAITPGQAVVFYDGELCLGGGTIEYAEKVVPQPQ; encoded by the coding sequence GTGGAAAAAGCAAATGAAAATACCCGCGTCGTTGTCGGCATGTCGGGGGGAGTGGACTCCTCCGTTACGGCGCTGCTGCTGAAGCAGCAGGGCTATGACGTCATCGGCATCTTTATGAAGAACTGGGATGACACCGACGAATTCGGCGTCTGCACAGCTGAAACCGATGCGGAAGATGTGCGCCGCGTATGCGAGCAGATCGACATTCCTTACTATACCGTAAACTTCGAGAAAGAATACTTTGATAAAGTGTTCACTTATTTTCTCGACGAATATAAGGCCGGGCGCACGCCGAACCCGGACGTCATGTGCAACCGGGAAATCAAGTTCGGCGAATTTCTGAACCGGGCGCTTCAGCTCGGCGCCGATTATGTGGCGACAGGCCACTACGCGCGCGTCGTGGAAGAAGGCGGCGAATTTAAGCTGCTCCGCGGCGTTGACGCCAACAAGGATCAGACCTATTTCCTGAACGCCTTGAACCAACAGCAGCTGTCCAAAGCCATGTTCCCCATCGGCCATCTGCCGAAACCGGAGGTCCGCCGGATCGCCGAAGAGGCAGGACTGTATACGGCGAAGAAAAAGGACAGCACCGGCGTCTGCTTCATCGGGGAACGTAATTTCCGCGAATTCCTGAGCCAGTATCTGCCGGCCCAATCCGGCGACATGGTGGACATCGCCACCGGCGAGGTCAAAGGCCGCCACGACGGGCTGATGTACTATACGCTCGGCCAGCGCCAGGGCCTCGGCATCGGCGGCTCCGGCACGGGCGAGCCGTGGTTTGTCGCGGATAAAGACCTCAGCCGCAATATTTTGTATGTCGTTCAAGGAGACAAGCACCCGAGCCTGTATTCCACGGGCCTTGTCGCTTCCGGCGTAAACTGGATCGACGGGCGCGGTCCCGGCGGCGAAGCGCTGCGCTGCACGGCGAAGTTCCGGTATCGCCAGCCGGATCAAGGCGTCACGCTGACGAAGCGCGAAGACGGCACTGTGCATGTCGCCTTTGATACGCCGCAGAAGGCGATTACGCCCGGACAGGCCGTCGTATTTTATGACGGCGAACTCTGCCTCGGCGGCGGAACGATCGAATACGCCGAAAAGGTTGTGCCGCAGCCGCAATAA